Proteins encoded by one window of Xiphias gladius isolate SHS-SW01 ecotype Sanya breed wild chromosome 15, ASM1685928v1, whole genome shotgun sequence:
- the LOC120800860 gene encoding E3 ubiquitin-protein ligase pellino homolog 1-like: protein MFSLGQENISTSPASTKGPVKYGELIVLGCNGSLPNGDKGRRKSRFALCRRNKANGVKPSTVHTSCTPQAAKAISNKEQHSISYTLSRAQTVVVEYTHDSNTDMFQIGRSTENPIDFVVTDTVPGGQGQADSQTIQSTISRFACRIICQRNQPYSARIYAAGFDSSKNIFLGEKAAKWRMQDGQMDGLTTNGVLVIHPRQGFSQDSKPGLWREISVCGNVFTLRETRSAQQRGKMVASESNELVDGSLIDLCGATLLWRTAEGLAHTPTVKHLEALRQELNAGRPQCPVGFNTLAFPSLRRKDVLDEKQPWAYLRCGHVHGYHGWEGRPDPDTEAEGQERECPMCRARGHYVPLWLGCEPGFYVDAEPPTHAFVPCGHVCSEKTTAYWSQILLPHGTHTFHAACPFCIEPLSGETGCVRLIFQSPLD from the exons ATGTTTTCACTTGGACAGGAAAACATCTCCACCTCCCCTGCTTCCACCAAAGGACCAGTCAAATATGGAGAGCTCATTGTGCTGGG GTGTAACGGCTCTCTGCCCAACGGCGACAAGGGGAGGCGGAAAAGTCGCTTCGCTTTGTGCCGCAGAAACAAAGCCAACGGTGTGAAACCCAGCACTGTCCACACATCCTGCACGCCTCAGGCTGCCAAG GCTATCAGCAACAAGGAGCAGCACAGTATATCATACACTCTGTCCCGGGCGCAGACGGTGGTGGTGGAGTACACCCACGACAGCAACACAGACATGTTCCAG ATCGGCCGTTCGACGGAGAATCCCATTGACTTTGTGGTGACAGACACGGTGCCCGGTGGTCAGGGCCAAGCAGACAGTCAGACGATTCAGAGCACAATTTCCCGCTTCGCCTGCCGCATCATCTGCCAAAGAAACCAACCTTACTCTGCACGGATCTACGCCGCGGGCTTCGACTCCTCCAAGAACATCTTCCTCGGG GAGAAGGCGGCCAAGTGGAGGATGCAGGACGGTCAGATGGACGGACTGACCACCAACGGCGTTCTGGTGATACACCCGCGCCAGGGGTTCAGCCAGGACTCCAAACCCGGCCTGTGGAGGGAAATCTCAGTCTGCGGCAACGTCTTCACGCTGCGGGAGACCAGATCGGCTCAGCAGAGGGGCAAGATG GTGGCCTCTGAGTCCAACGAGCTGGTGGACGGCTCGCTCATCGACCTGTGCGGTGCCACCCTGCTGTGGCGGACGGCCGAGGGTCTGGCGCACACTCCCACCGTCAAACACCTGGAGGCGCTGCGGCAGGAGCTGAACGCCGGGCGGCCGCAGTGCCCCGTGGGCTTCAACACGCTGGCCTTCCCCAGCCTGCGCCGCAAAGACGTGCTGGACGAGAAGCAGCCCTGGGCGTACCTGCGCTGCGGCCACGTGCACGGCTACCACGGCTGGGAGGGACGCCCCGACCCCGACACGGAGGCCGAAGGGCAGGAGAGAGAGTGCCCCATGTGCCGGGCACGGGGCCACTACGTGCCGCTGTGGCTGGGCTGCGAGCCGGGCTTCTACGTGGACGCGGAGCCCCCCACCCACGCCTTCGTCCCATGCGGTCACGTCTGCTCGGAGAAGACGACGGCGTACTGGAGTCAGATCCTGCTGCCGCACGGCACGCACACCTTCCACGCCGCCTGCCCGTTCTGCATCGAGCCGCTGAGCGGAGAGACCGGCTGCGTCAGACTCATCTTCCAAAGCCCGCTGGACTAG